The window CGCTTCAACCATCTACACACGCAACGTCGAGCTTGCCGAGCAGATGGCCGATGAACTGGAAACCGGTGGTGTGTTCATCAATGGCTATTGCGCCTCCGATCCGCGCGTTACCTTTGGCGGCGTGAAGAAAAGCGGGTTTGGCCGTGAGCTCTCGCATTTCGGTGTGCGCGAATTCTGCAATGCCCAGACGGTGTGGCTGGATCGGCGCTGATTGCATAACGATACCCGGGAGCCTTTGGGCTCCCGGCTCGCGCGCTATTCGTTCAGGTAATACAGCTTGTTCACAATCATCCAGCGATAGTTGATGTTCAGTAGCGACAGGTAATCGGTAAATCGCATGCCGAGATATTCATCAATGACTTTTACCGCGGCGGCATCGCCCGTGATATCGATGCTTTGCACTTCCCAAAACGGTTTGACCTCTTTGGGTGCCGGCCCTTCGGCCTTGATCGCGCCGATAAACTCCTCCAGGGTTAACCATTCAAGCTTGT of the Pseudomonas frederiksbergensis genome contains:
- a CDS encoding nuclear transport factor 2 family protein, producing the protein MTTQSLAKEHINVVVRNYVEGMVFADEALLRQAFHPSCRIIGHYEDKLEWLTLEEFIGAIKAEGPAPKEVKPFWEVQSIDITGDAAAVKVIDEYLGMRFTDYLSLLNINYRWMIVNKLYYLNE